The Chitinivorax sp. PXF-14 genome contains a region encoding:
- the infB gene encoding translation initiation factor IF-2 — translation MAETNVQQFAKELGLQPELLLDQLKAAGVDKRNTADSLTEQDKTRLLDYLRRSHGAKEEKQKITLTRRETTEIRKSDATGKARTIQVEVRKKRVFVKRDPSETPTPEEELLVSQAAPEPELEPVAIAEPEPIPLPEPEPEPIPEPTPEPEPEPVVVAEPVAEPVAAAEPAVPVKVSVIDDQERAIREAEARRQSALQQRQAEELRARQAREAARRAGFAAEKAAAAEPAPAPVKTDTTLHVSEHRSEKPKSAARPATTAAPAARPAAPASAPGKPGERKGDSKGGKDSAWDGKKRSGGLKTRGGDTGGGWRSGKGGKHRGGDAQHAFQAPTEPIVRDVMIPETITVAELAHKMAVKAAEVIKVLMKMGMMVTINQVLDQETAMIVSEEMGHKPIAAKADDPEAFLAEHADADLKVEPRAPVVTVMGHVDHGKTSLLDYIRRTRVASGEAGGITQHIGAYHVETDRGMITFLDTPGHEAFTAMRARGAKVTDIVVLVVAADDGVMPQTIEAIHHAKAAGVPIVVALTKVDKPDANTERVRQELVAQEVVPEDWGGDAMFVEVSAKTGLGVDALLEGILLQAEVLELTAPQDAPAKGLVIEARLDKGKGPVATILVQSGTLKRGDVMLAGSAFGRVRAMLDENGKPIQAAGPSIPCEIQGLSEVPAAGEEVLVLQDERKAREIALFRQGKFRDTILAKRQAAKLENMFQQMGEGEVKNLPLIIKADVQGSCEALATSLQKLSTSEVRVNIVHSAVGAISESDVNLAIASQAVIIGFNIRADANARKLAESEEVDIRYYNIIYQAVDDVKAAMSGMLAPEKREQVIGSVEVRQVFHVSKVGSIAGCFVHDGMVKRNARVRVLRNHVVIHDGELESLKRFKDDVKEVKMGYECGLQIRNFNDIVEGDFLEVYEVVEVARTL, via the coding sequence ATGGCAGAAACGAATGTACAACAGTTTGCCAAGGAGCTGGGCCTGCAGCCCGAGCTTCTTTTGGATCAGCTCAAGGCGGCCGGGGTCGATAAACGCAACACAGCGGATTCGCTGACCGAACAGGACAAGACCCGTCTGCTCGACTACCTGCGTCGATCGCACGGCGCCAAGGAAGAAAAGCAGAAAATCACGCTGACACGTCGCGAAACCACGGAAATCCGCAAGTCGGATGCAACCGGCAAGGCTCGCACGATTCAGGTCGAAGTACGCAAGAAGCGCGTGTTCGTGAAGCGCGATCCGAGCGAAACACCGACGCCCGAAGAGGAGCTGCTCGTCTCGCAAGCGGCGCCGGAACCCGAGCTGGAGCCTGTGGCCATTGCCGAGCCGGAGCCCATTCCGTTGCCGGAACCCGAGCCGGAGCCCATTCCTGAGCCGACGCCCGAACCGGAGCCCGAGCCTGTGGTCGTCGCCGAGCCGGTGGCCGAGCCTGTTGCCGCTGCTGAACCGGCGGTACCGGTCAAGGTATCGGTGATCGATGATCAGGAACGTGCAATCCGCGAGGCGGAAGCCCGCCGCCAGTCCGCGTTGCAACAGCGCCAAGCGGAAGAGCTGCGTGCACGTCAGGCGCGCGAGGCTGCGCGTCGCGCCGGCTTTGCGGCCGAAAAGGCTGCTGCTGCCGAGCCGGCACCGGCACCGGTGAAGACCGATACCACGCTGCACGTTTCCGAACACCGCAGCGAAAAGCCGAAGTCTGCCGCACGTCCTGCCACCACTGCCGCCCCCGCGGCGCGTCCTGCCGCACCGGCATCCGCACCAGGCAAGCCTGGCGAGCGCAAGGGCGACAGCAAGGGTGGCAAGGATTCCGCGTGGGACGGCAAGAAGCGCTCCGGCGGTCTCAAGACCCGCGGCGGCGATACCGGCGGTGGCTGGCGTTCCGGCAAGGGCGGCAAGCACCGTGGTGGCGATGCGCAGCATGCGTTCCAGGCGCCGACCGAGCCGATCGTACGCGACGTCATGATTCCCGAGACGATCACCGTCGCCGAGTTGGCGCACAAGATGGCCGTCAAGGCAGCCGAGGTGATCAAGGTGCTGATGAAGATGGGCATGATGGTGACCATCAATCAGGTGCTCGATCAGGAAACCGCGATGATCGTGTCCGAGGAAATGGGCCACAAGCCGATCGCTGCCAAGGCGGACGATCCGGAAGCCTTCCTGGCCGAACACGCCGATGCCGATCTGAAGGTGGAGCCGCGTGCGCCGGTCGTGACCGTCATGGGCCACGTCGACCACGGCAAGACCTCGCTGCTCGACTATATCCGCCGTACTCGCGTAGCGAGTGGCGAAGCGGGCGGCATTACCCAGCATATCGGTGCTTACCACGTCGAAACCGATCGCGGCATGATCACCTTCCTCGACACTCCGGGTCACGAGGCGTTTACCGCCATGCGTGCTCGTGGTGCGAAGGTCACCGACATCGTGGTACTGGTTGTGGCCGCCGATGACGGTGTGATGCCGCAGACCATCGAGGCGATTCACCATGCCAAGGCTGCCGGTGTGCCCATCGTGGTTGCGCTGACCAAGGTCGACAAACCCGATGCCAACACCGAGCGGGTACGCCAGGAACTGGTTGCGCAAGAAGTCGTGCCCGAAGACTGGGGTGGCGATGCGATGTTCGTCGAAGTATCGGCCAAGACCGGCCTCGGTGTCGACGCACTGCTCGAAGGCATCCTGCTGCAGGCTGAAGTTCTCGAACTGACCGCACCGCAAGACGCACCGGCCAAGGGTTTGGTGATCGAGGCGCGTCTGGACAAGGGCAAGGGCCCGGTTGCGACGATTCTCGTTCAGTCCGGCACGCTCAAGCGTGGTGACGTGATGCTCGCTGGCTCCGCATTCGGCCGCGTCCGAGCCATGCTCGACGAGAACGGCAAGCCGATTCAGGCTGCCGGCCCGTCGATCCCGTGCGAAATCCAGGGCTTGTCCGAAGTGCCTGCCGCTGGTGAAGAAGTGCTGGTATTGCAGGACGAGCGCAAGGCGCGCGAAATCGCGTTGTTCCGTCAGGGCAAGTTCCGCGACACCATCCTGGCCAAGCGCCAGGCGGCGAAGCTCGAGAACATGTTCCAGCAGATGGGCGAGGGCGAGGTGAAGAATCTGCCTTTGATCATCAAGGCGGACGTGCAGGGCTCCTGCGAAGCGCTGGCGACGTCGCTGCAGAAGCTGTCGACCAGCGAAGTGCGCGTCAACATCGTGCACAGCGCGGTGGGTGCGATCTCCGAATCCGACGTCAACCTCGCGATCGCGTCGCAGGCTGTCATCATCGGCTTCAACATCCGTGCCGACGCCAATGCACGCAAGCTGGCCGAGAGCGAAGAAGTGGACATCCGCTACTACAACATCATTTACCAGGCGGTGGACGATGTGAAGGCGGCAATGTCCGGCATGCTGGCGCCCGAGAAGCGCGAACAGGTCATCGGCTCGGTCGAGGTGCGCCAGGTGTTCCACGTTTCCAAGGTTGGTTCGATCGCCGGCTGCTTCGTGCACGACGGTATGGTCAAGCGCAATGCGCGCGTTCGTGTGCTGCGCAACCATGTGGTCATCCACGATGGCGAGTTGGAATCGCTCAAGCGTTTCAAGGACGACGTGAAGGAAGTGAAGATGGGCTACGAATGTGGCCTGCAGATTCGCAACTTCAACGATATCGTCGAGGGTGACTTCCTCGAAGTCTATGAAGTGGTCGAGGTCGCTCGCACGCTGTAA